A genomic stretch from Armatimonadota bacterium includes:
- a CDS encoding lipid-A-disaccharide synthase-related protein codes for MTRISVVIPTHNSAHVLGTTLDHLARQDYPPDRFEVVVLDDGSTDDTQRVVQARSATLPVRYVYQPNAGRAAARNAGARAARHPVILFLDADVWAEPDLLRQHAKHHDGGERVGVQGPSRTHPASRTNPFMEVKELFPDLTPRRRRDLSPYHVITRNFSVRADDLWAVGGFDESFTGYGWEDIELGLRLRRHGVSLRWEPAAISWHHHVEDLPTARRKQTESGAGAVYFWRKHGSPFGLGMFLELHPLIRPLKWVVYRSGLFTPWIRVVLRAAERRLERGAGWRRRLWLLIASECYNHMLWEAYYEGVWRALRQGPPTAHPAPRGADRRTHVLIVSNGYGEDLMGAVLARELVARGAAVSAYPLVGMGHAYHAIDVSVLDPRRTLPTAGFGFRTGVREAWRDLRAGWIRLTLAQRRTLRAMRGAVDRIVAIGDVFCLWMAAAADPGRVVYVPTAKSERNDPHLGFEIAMIRRLAESSFPRDELTTRRFAAAGLRAEYVGNLMMDCLQPDGDDFGLPLHAPVVLLLPGSRADAPANLRLLLEAAARVAAVRDDVAFLCALSPTVHSRTLAEKAGAVLAGDEIRVLDRQGPAVQRGLSVRLTRRFADAAVRATVVLGMGGTANEQAAGLGKPVVAFPGPGPQFTRRFLALQAKLLGEALVPVADPAQAAAVVLRLLADPTERTRRGEAGRANMGTPGAAKRMADRILGP; via the coding sequence ATGACGAGGATCTCCGTCGTCATTCCGACGCACAACAGCGCACACGTGCTGGGCACGACCCTGGATCACCTGGCGCGCCAGGACTACCCGCCCGACCGGTTCGAAGTCGTTGTCCTCGACGACGGATCGACCGACGATACCCAACGAGTCGTCCAGGCGCGGTCCGCAACGCTTCCGGTCCGCTACGTGTACCAGCCCAACGCCGGCCGGGCCGCGGCGCGCAACGCCGGCGCGCGAGCGGCACGCCATCCGGTGATCCTGTTCCTGGACGCCGATGTCTGGGCCGAACCCGACCTCCTCCGCCAGCACGCCAAGCACCACGACGGCGGCGAGCGCGTGGGGGTACAGGGGCCGAGTCGGACGCATCCGGCCTCCCGCACCAACCCCTTCATGGAGGTCAAAGAACTGTTCCCCGATCTGACGCCCCGACGCCGACGAGACCTCTCCCCCTACCACGTCATCACGCGCAACTTCTCCGTGCGCGCCGACGACCTGTGGGCGGTGGGCGGTTTCGACGAGTCGTTCACCGGCTACGGGTGGGAGGACATCGAACTCGGACTGCGGCTGCGCAGGCACGGTGTGAGCCTGCGCTGGGAGCCGGCCGCGATCAGTTGGCACCACCACGTCGAAGACCTCCCCACGGCGCGCCGCAAGCAGACCGAATCCGGAGCCGGAGCGGTGTATTTCTGGCGCAAGCACGGGTCGCCGTTCGGGTTGGGCATGTTCTTGGAACTCCACCCGCTGATCCGGCCGCTGAAGTGGGTCGTCTACCGCAGCGGGCTGTTCACGCCGTGGATCCGCGTCGTCCTGCGCGCCGCCGAACGGCGACTGGAGCGCGGGGCCGGATGGCGCCGGCGCCTGTGGCTGCTGATCGCCAGCGAGTGCTACAACCACATGCTGTGGGAGGCATACTACGAGGGGGTGTGGCGGGCGCTGCGGCAGGGACCGCCGACGGCCCACCCCGCACCACGCGGCGCCGACCGCCGAACGCACGTCCTCATCGTCTCCAACGGATACGGAGAGGACCTGATGGGTGCGGTGCTGGCGCGCGAACTGGTTGCGCGCGGAGCCGCGGTGTCCGCCTACCCGCTGGTCGGCATGGGCCACGCCTACCACGCGATCGACGTCTCGGTGCTGGATCCGCGCCGCACGCTCCCGACCGCGGGCTTCGGGTTTCGCACCGGCGTGCGCGAGGCGTGGCGCGACCTCCGCGCCGGATGGATCCGGCTCACGCTCGCGCAGCGCAGGACCCTGCGGGCGATGCGAGGCGCCGTCGACCGGATCGTGGCGATCGGCGACGTCTTCTGCCTGTGGATGGCCGCCGCCGCAGACCCCGGACGGGTCGTCTACGTTCCCACCGCCAAGTCGGAACGCAACGATCCCCACCTCGGCTTCGAGATCGCCATGATCCGGCGGCTGGCCGAGTCGTCCTTCCCGCGCGACGAGCTCACGACCCGGCGGTTCGCGGCTGCTGGGTTGCGCGCGGAGTACGTCGGCAACCTCATGATGGACTGCCTGCAGCCTGACGGCGACGACTTCGGTCTGCCTCTGCACGCACCCGTCGTCCTGCTGCTCCCGGGCAGCCGCGCCGACGCGCCCGCCAACCTCCGTCTGCTGCTGGAAGCCGCGGCGCGCGTGGCCGCGGTGCGCGACGACGTCGCGTTCCTCTGCGCGCTGTCCCCGACCGTCCACAGCCGGACCCTCGCCGAGAAGGCCGGCGCGGTGCTCGCCGGAGATGAGATCCGCGTCCTCGATCGGCAGGGACCGGCCGTCCAGCGCGGTCTGTCCGTCCGCCTCACACGCCGCTTTGCCGACGCCGCCGTGCGCGCGACGGTCGTCTTGGGAATGGGCGGCACCGCCAACGAACAGGCCGCTGGCTTGGGCAAGCCGGTGGTGGCCTTTCCCGGTCCGGGCCCGCAGTTCACGCGCAGGTTCCTCGCGCTGCAGGCGAAGTTGTTGGGCGAGGCCCTCGTCCCCGTCGCGGATCCGGCGCAGGCCGCCGCCGTGGTGTTGCGCCTGCTGGCCGATCCCACCGAACGCACCCGGCGCGGCGAGGCCGGTCGGGCAAACATGGGGACACCCGGAGCGGCAAAGCGCATGGCCGACCGCATCCTCGGCCCGTAG
- a CDS encoding DUF485 domain-containing protein — protein sequence MTSQDEVDSVLWNYPEFDTPEEVEAVFRAQRRLTFGHAALFFAGTLLLPVLQALWDPWVTLPIWGGLTPAFVAATIVYPLFCVLLAISYTMRANRLEEDLLERHRDDSLRPGSWAPPGGR from the coding sequence TTGACCTCACAGGACGAAGTCGACTCCGTCCTGTGGAACTACCCCGAGTTCGATACCCCGGAGGAAGTCGAGGCGGTCTTCCGCGCCCAGCGCCGACTGACCTTCGGACATGCGGCTTTGTTCTTCGCGGGGACGCTCCTCCTGCCGGTGCTGCAGGCGCTTTGGGATCCGTGGGTGACGCTGCCCATCTGGGGCGGACTCACGCCCGCGTTCGTCGCGGCCACCATCGTCTACCCGCTGTTTTGCGTTCTCCTGGCGATCTCGTACACGATGCGGGCCAACCGCCTGGAGGAAGACCTGCTCGAACGCCATCGCGACGACTCCCTCCGCCCGGGTAGCTGGGCGCCGCCCGGAGGTCGGTGA
- a CDS encoding O-antigen ligase family protein yields the protein MEPHGHRTGHADVTTAAVTAPSGPFPHGSPPAAPAGGWSSARDAILCATAALLSPGYALVGAVLLFVVLVFEAIACRRNPWEPTPIDPLIVVWIGAVTASALMSDHRTLAVLNSALLALGIMLGCAPMTRTLHERPRFVRALYTWWVAGGAVAGVMAIVHFARGGTGGRGELPQLGFNATGTVLLIASLLALTLLVTGRGRTTYLAAAAQLPILAGLASTMSRGAWLGWWVGVFTLLVMARVGTPSMRRRAWAAAGVLAAAVLVAVAAHPDLLRRARSTLTAEVNRDRLLLWQASWRMFADHPWWGVGFGAFVHVFPGYRLPGDPNEFPPFAHNLLLSMAVETGAPAAAAFLALIVAIAWVGASRSLRGPPEHGMLRAGATAAFAGVMGHQMVDGTLQAFHLGFAFWFLVAVMVAPPDRAPQEASSQNAVDLRPTNPPR from the coding sequence ATGGAACCGCACGGCCACCGTACGGGCCACGCAGATGTAACAACGGCGGCCGTAACCGCCCCCTCCGGACCGTTCCCGCACGGCAGCCCACCCGCGGCGCCGGCGGGCGGCTGGTCGTCGGCGCGGGACGCCATCCTCTGCGCGACCGCCGCACTGCTCTCCCCGGGATACGCCCTCGTCGGGGCGGTCTTGCTGTTCGTGGTGCTGGTCTTCGAAGCGATCGCCTGCCGTCGCAACCCCTGGGAGCCGACCCCGATCGACCCCCTGATCGTGGTGTGGATCGGGGCGGTCACCGCCTCGGCGTTGATGTCTGACCACCGCACGCTGGCGGTGCTCAACAGCGCGCTGCTCGCACTGGGCATCATGCTCGGCTGCGCCCCGATGACACGTACCCTGCACGAAAGACCCAGGTTCGTGCGCGCGCTGTACACGTGGTGGGTCGCCGGCGGCGCCGTCGCCGGCGTGATGGCCATCGTCCACTTCGCGCGGGGTGGCACCGGCGGGCGTGGGGAGCTGCCCCAGCTGGGGTTCAACGCCACCGGCACCGTCCTGCTGATCGCCTCGCTGCTCGCCCTGACGCTGCTCGTCACCGGCCGCGGCCGCACGACGTACCTCGCGGCGGCGGCACAGCTGCCGATCCTCGCAGGGCTGGCGAGCACCATGAGCCGGGGCGCGTGGCTGGGCTGGTGGGTCGGCGTGTTCACCCTGCTGGTCATGGCGCGGGTCGGCACCCCATCCATGCGGCGGCGCGCGTGGGCAGCCGCAGGAGTGCTCGCGGCGGCCGTGCTCGTCGCGGTGGCGGCGCATCCCGACCTCTTGCGGCGTGCCAGGTCGACGCTGACAGCCGAAGTGAACCGTGACCGCCTCCTGCTGTGGCAGGCGTCGTGGCGCATGTTCGCCGACCACCCCTGGTGGGGTGTCGGGTTCGGGGCGTTCGTCCACGTCTTCCCCGGCTACCGCTTGCCGGGCGATCCCAACGAGTTTCCGCCGTTCGCGCACAACCTGCTGCTCAGCATGGCGGTTGAGACCGGCGCACCGGCCGCAGCAGCCTTCCTCGCGTTGATCGTGGCAATCGCGTGGGTGGGCGCGTCCCGGAGCCTGCGGGGTCCCCCCGAGCACGGGATGCTGCGGGCCGGTGCGACAGCGGCGTTTGCCGGAGTGATGGGCCACCAGATGGTAGACGGGACGTTGCAGGCGTTCCACCTGGGCTTTGCGTTCTGGTTCCTCGTCGCGGTGATGGTGGCGCCACCGGACCGTGCGCCTCAGGAAGCCTCTTCGCAGAACGCCGTCGATCTCCGTCCCACGAATCCGCCCCGATGA
- a CDS encoding glycosyltransferase — MKLSVVVPTYNRAEILRVCLRCLTEQTLSRDRFEVLVVDDGSDDHTRQVVTAFESDLHIRYLRQPENRGRAAARNRGIREAAGEVVVFVDSDVFPTPGFLRAHADVHARGERVVGRGPLILTDRADGRFARGRLMRDASPAFLDTANASVRRSHLLAAGGFDEGFRRYGWEDVDLGIRLRRLGLRRVFSARALAYHYQPAPSAAALPALLHKEEERAGTAVRFLRKHPGWASRMVVQLTPLHGAVVQVMTLGGVVNERTLPGILQRVGNRFLRHLLLRGVLNRHYLKVLRREWNRTATVRATQM, encoded by the coding sequence CCGAGATCCTGCGCGTCTGCCTGCGGTGTCTGACGGAACAGACGCTGTCCCGCGACCGCTTCGAGGTCCTCGTCGTCGACGACGGCTCCGACGATCATACCCGGCAGGTGGTGACGGCCTTCGAAAGCGACCTCCATATCCGCTATCTCAGGCAGCCGGAGAACCGGGGACGGGCCGCGGCCCGTAACCGCGGAATTCGGGAGGCCGCCGGTGAGGTCGTCGTCTTCGTGGACAGCGACGTCTTCCCCACGCCCGGGTTTCTGCGGGCGCACGCCGACGTCCATGCGCGCGGCGAGCGGGTCGTCGGCCGCGGACCGCTGATCCTGACCGACAGGGCGGACGGCAGGTTCGCCAGGGGCAGGCTGATGCGGGACGCCTCCCCCGCGTTCTTGGACACCGCGAACGCCTCGGTTCGCCGATCGCACCTGCTGGCGGCCGGCGGGTTCGACGAGGGCTTCCGCCGGTACGGGTGGGAGGACGTGGACCTGGGGATCCGCCTGCGGCGGCTGGGCCTGCGGCGCGTGTTCTCTGCCCGCGCGCTGGCCTATCACTACCAACCTGCGCCGTCGGCTGCGGCCCTGCCAGCTCTGTTGCACAAAGAAGAAGAGCGCGCGGGTACGGCGGTGCGGTTCTTGCGCAAGCACCCGGGGTGGGCAAGCCGCATGGTCGTGCAGCTGACTCCGCTCCACGGCGCCGTCGTTCAGGTCATGACGCTGGGAGGCGTGGTCAACGAGCGCACCCTGCCCGGGATCCTACAGAGAGTTGGGAACCGTTTCCTGCGCCACCTGCTGCTGCGGGGCGTCCTGAACCGCCACTACCTCAAGGTGCTCAGACGGGAATGGAACCGCACGGCCACCGTACGGGCCACGCAGATGTAA